From a region of the Polyangiaceae bacterium genome:
- a CDS encoding ion transporter: protein MHTTTVLERVRRRTYEIVEVAGEGDRASRVFDVTIAALIVANIVTLVLDTVATIHAQLGAAFEIFELISVLAFTVEYVLRLWSCTVDERYREPVRGRMRFALTFMALIDLAAVLPFYLPFFGFDLRVVWVMRLFRLLRFAKLHRYSKALQTFARVFRSRAEALLISLALVVALLLIASCLMYFAEHDAQPERFSSIPASMWWAVETLSTVGYGDCTPVTPIGRVLAGIVALLGIGLFAVPTGILGAAFLEDQQRQESKRRCPHCGEALDGS from the coding sequence ATGCATACCACTACGGTCCTCGAACGCGTTCGACGTCGGACCTACGAAATCGTTGAGGTCGCCGGTGAAGGTGATCGCGCCAGTCGAGTCTTCGACGTCACGATCGCCGCCCTGATCGTCGCGAACATCGTCACGCTAGTGCTCGATACGGTCGCAACCATTCACGCCCAGCTTGGTGCGGCCTTCGAGATCTTCGAGCTGATCTCGGTACTGGCGTTTACCGTCGAGTACGTCCTCCGACTGTGGTCGTGCACAGTAGACGAGCGCTACCGGGAACCCGTGCGCGGAAGGATGCGATTCGCCCTCACTTTCATGGCGCTGATCGATCTGGCCGCAGTGCTTCCATTCTACCTCCCATTCTTTGGCTTCGACCTTCGCGTCGTTTGGGTGATGCGGCTGTTTCGGCTCCTACGGTTCGCGAAGCTTCATCGATATTCGAAGGCTCTGCAGACATTCGCGCGAGTCTTCCGGTCGCGAGCGGAGGCCTTGCTGATCAGTTTAGCCCTGGTGGTTGCCTTGCTGCTCATCGCATCCTGCCTGATGTACTTCGCAGAGCACGACGCACAGCCCGAACGTTTCTCGAGCATTCCTGCCTCTATGTGGTGGGCAGTGGAGACTCTGTCTACCGTGGGCTACGGGGACTGCACTCCCGTGACGCCGATCGGCCGGGTGCTAGCCGGCATCGTGGCATTGCTGGGCATCGGGTTGTTTGCGGTGCCCACCGGGATTCTCGGCGCAGCGTTCTTGGAGGATCAGCAGCGACAAGAGAGCAAGCGGCGTTGTCCGCACTGCGGAGAAGCGTTGGACGGATCCTAG
- a CDS encoding restriction endonuclease — MSVWLVRAGQTGDREDFALDNDVAVVGWDDMPNLASAETREELDQLYLQTYPDAGKNRRSNHVGQLWAFSHRIKPDDLVVLPLKRSSAIAIGKVTGPYQYVHSPGTPEHRRPVQWLRTDIPRTSFDQDLLYSFGAFMTVCAITRNDAETRIRALLAGEPPMASDATGSADEESIPDIEQIARDQISTHVLQKFKGHHLTDLVAAVLQAEGYVVQVSPPGADGGVDILAGTGPLGFAQPRLCVQVKSQQSPADVTVFRSLQGSMQTFGAEQGLLVCWGGFNKAVQSESRLSYFRIRLWDAGALLEAVLRMYSKLPKELQTELPLKRVWALVLEE, encoded by the coding sequence ATGTCAGTGTGGCTGGTTAGGGCAGGACAAACAGGGGATCGCGAGGACTTCGCCCTCGACAACGATGTCGCGGTGGTTGGCTGGGATGACATGCCCAACCTCGCCTCGGCCGAGACGCGGGAGGAGCTCGACCAGCTGTACCTGCAGACCTACCCCGATGCGGGGAAGAACCGGCGAAGCAACCATGTGGGCCAACTGTGGGCATTCTCCCACCGCATCAAGCCGGACGACCTGGTCGTGCTGCCGCTGAAGCGATCCTCTGCCATTGCGATTGGCAAAGTGACCGGTCCCTATCAGTACGTTCACTCACCTGGCACACCCGAGCACCGTCGACCGGTGCAATGGCTCCGAACGGACATCCCCAGAACCTCCTTCGACCAGGACCTTCTCTATTCCTTTGGCGCATTCATGACCGTCTGCGCGATCACGCGAAACGATGCTGAGACACGCATCCGTGCGCTGCTTGCGGGCGAACCTCCGATGGCATCGGACGCAACGGGCAGCGCTGACGAGGAGTCCATTCCCGACATCGAGCAGATCGCCCGTGACCAGATCTCGACGCACGTCCTTCAGAAGTTCAAGGGCCACCATCTAACGGACCTGGTAGCTGCTGTCCTTCAAGCCGAAGGGTATGTGGTCCAGGTCTCGCCTCCGGGGGCAGATGGCGGCGTGGACATTCTTGCGGGTACGGGCCCACTTGGATTCGCCCAGCCACGTCTTTGCGTACAGGTCAAGTCACAGCAGAGCCCTGCCGATGTCACGGTCTTCAGAAGTCTCCAGGGGTCGATGCAGACGTTCGGTGCCGAGCAAGGGCTGCTTGTGTGTTGGGGCGGATTCAACAAGGCCGTGCAATCGGAAAGCCGCCTGAGCTACTTCCGCATTCGGCTTTGGGATGCGGGCGCACTGCTCGAAGCCGTGCTTCGGATGTACAGCAAGCTACCGAAAGAACTTCAGACTGAGCTACCGCTGAAGCGTGTTTGGGCGCTGGTTCTCGAGGAGTAG
- a CDS encoding phospholipase gives MQALLALAERGESPASASLPAEVLGAAAPLGAMPAGAAAELLRAVIAERRRERGAKIDLVWTGPEAKVSLARDTAVVVAEMFGAARKSVLIGGYAFDHGYRLFEALHRVMKERGVKADAFLDMQPVDGVAPEEAAKLRRDEFLRGNWPFGEPLPTIYYYPDGISKQVYASIHAKCVVVDEIRSLVTSANFTDRGQTRNIEVGVLIEDAAFAEALSRQWWGAAGAGVFRQVS, from the coding sequence TTGCAGGCGCTTCTCGCGCTTGCTGAACGCGGCGAGTCGCCGGCGAGCGCTTCCTTGCCCGCGGAGGTTCTGGGCGCGGCTGCGCCGCTGGGGGCGATGCCGGCAGGTGCGGCGGCGGAACTGCTGCGCGCCGTGATCGCCGAAAGGCGGCGAGAGCGGGGCGCCAAGATCGATCTGGTGTGGACCGGGCCCGAGGCGAAGGTGAGTTTGGCGCGGGATACCGCGGTGGTCGTCGCGGAAATGTTCGGGGCGGCGCGGAAGAGCGTGCTGATCGGCGGGTACGCCTTCGACCACGGATACCGGCTGTTCGAAGCGCTGCATCGCGTGATGAAGGAACGCGGCGTGAAGGCGGACGCGTTCCTGGACATGCAGCCGGTGGACGGCGTTGCGCCGGAGGAGGCGGCGAAGCTCCGGCGCGACGAGTTCCTGCGCGGCAACTGGCCGTTCGGAGAGCCGCTGCCCACGATCTACTACTACCCCGACGGCATCTCGAAGCAGGTGTACGCGAGCATCCACGCCAAGTGCGTGGTGGTGGACGAGATCCGCTCGCTCGTGACCAGCGCGAATTTCACCGACCGCGGGCAGACGCGGAACATCGAGGTGGGCGTGCTGATCGAGGATGCGGCGTTTGCGGAGGCGCTGAGCCGGCAGTGGTGGGGAGCGGCGGGGGCGGGGGTGTTTCGACAAGTCTCGTGA
- a CDS encoding DUF1998 domain-containing protein: protein MKPRRARRGAGPRPDGAVRLSQVVTTYGPGAMLDLVDAAVLVSGLDYWSRGHEAKAVDEPRLRDVLARRLAQAGRTLRREQPFLLPPAGDDSDPSKSVGIQVLEFPKWFVCQNPRCRRLVRATGLELKRNRYVHRCDVGGPSECVPVRFVGACPHGHLEDWPWIRFAHGQNPTCEAPQLTLHEGASGDFSEIVVRCACGGYRRLRDALTRETNPLCSGERPWLGTEGSEACSSGERLRLLVRTASNAYFSQVESALSIPSGETEALMDRVLSVWDVLNKVSSADEIAMLRKLVDRAGEALSGFDNDAVLQAVRAEKAGVPIERDPLRTAEYKELIRQPAERKGELAPDGADFFARSVTPKGGLPAGIARLVLASKLREVRVQVGFTRIDFPTPDLQGEYELALRTAPLGMNADWLPASEVRGEGIFIELDEQAVRAWERRAAVKERGRELLAGFDEQFKAAPPEARPDFPGVRFYLLHSLAHLLMSALSLECGYAASAIRERIYCAPADDEPPMAGILLSTGTPGTEGTLGGLVEQGRHLRHHLARALELGSLCSNDPVCAAHSPKGDLAERYLEGSACHGCLFIAECSCERFNRYLDRGLVVPTIGRDPSLAYFEV from the coding sequence ATGAAGCCGCGACGAGCCCGCCGAGGCGCAGGGCCGCGACCGGATGGAGCGGTGCGGCTCAGCCAGGTGGTCACAACCTACGGCCCCGGGGCCATGCTCGATCTGGTGGACGCGGCCGTGCTGGTGAGCGGGCTCGACTACTGGAGCCGCGGACACGAGGCGAAGGCGGTGGACGAGCCGCGGCTGCGGGACGTGTTGGCGCGACGTCTGGCGCAGGCGGGGCGAACGTTGCGCAGGGAGCAGCCGTTCCTGCTGCCGCCGGCGGGGGACGATTCGGATCCGAGCAAGTCGGTCGGCATCCAGGTGCTCGAGTTTCCGAAGTGGTTCGTGTGCCAGAACCCGCGCTGCCGGCGGCTGGTGCGCGCGACCGGCTTGGAGCTGAAGCGGAACCGATACGTGCACCGCTGCGATGTGGGCGGACCTTCGGAATGCGTGCCGGTGCGGTTCGTGGGTGCCTGTCCGCATGGGCACCTCGAGGATTGGCCGTGGATCCGATTCGCGCACGGACAGAACCCGACCTGCGAGGCGCCTCAGCTGACGCTGCACGAAGGGGCCAGCGGTGACTTCAGCGAGATCGTGGTGCGCTGCGCTTGCGGTGGGTACCGGCGACTGCGGGATGCGCTGACGCGAGAGACAAATCCGCTGTGCAGTGGCGAACGGCCATGGCTGGGCACCGAGGGCTCCGAGGCGTGCAGCTCCGGCGAGCGCCTCCGGCTCCTGGTGCGTACCGCGAGTAATGCGTACTTCTCGCAGGTGGAAAGCGCGCTATCGATCCCGTCGGGGGAAACCGAAGCACTGATGGACCGGGTGCTGTCGGTGTGGGACGTCTTGAACAAGGTCAGCAGCGCCGACGAGATCGCGATGTTGCGGAAGCTCGTGGATCGCGCGGGCGAGGCGCTGAGCGGGTTCGACAACGACGCGGTGCTTCAAGCCGTGCGCGCCGAGAAGGCGGGCGTGCCGATCGAGCGGGACCCACTGCGGACGGCCGAGTACAAGGAGCTGATCCGCCAGCCCGCGGAGCGCAAGGGCGAGCTAGCGCCGGACGGCGCGGACTTCTTCGCGCGGTCGGTGACGCCCAAGGGTGGATTGCCCGCGGGGATCGCGCGGCTCGTGCTGGCGAGCAAGCTGCGCGAGGTGCGCGTCCAGGTCGGGTTCACGCGCATCGACTTCCCTACCCCGGATCTGCAGGGCGAGTACGAGCTCGCGCTGCGGACGGCCCCGCTGGGGATGAATGCGGACTGGCTACCGGCGAGCGAGGTCCGCGGCGAGGGTATCTTCATCGAGTTGGACGAGCAGGCCGTGCGCGCGTGGGAGCGTCGCGCGGCGGTGAAGGAGCGGGGACGCGAGCTGCTGGCGGGCTTCGACGAGCAGTTCAAGGCGGCGCCGCCAGAGGCTCGGCCGGACTTCCCAGGGGTGCGGTTTTATCTCCTGCATTCGCTGGCGCATCTGCTGATGTCGGCGCTATCGCTGGAGTGCGGCTACGCGGCGAGCGCCATCCGCGAGCGCATCTACTGCGCACCCGCGGACGACGAGCCGCCGATGGCTGGGATTCTGCTCTCGACGGGGACACCTGGAACGGAAGGGACCTTGGGCGGACTCGTGGAACAGGGCCGGCACCTGCGCCATCACCTAGCGCGGGCGTTGGAGCTCGGCTCGCTGTGCTCGAATGACCCGGTCTGCGCCGCGCACTCGCCCAAGGGGGACCTGGCGGAGCGGTACCTCGAGGGCTCCGCATGCCACGGGTGCTTGTTCATCGCGGAATGTAGCTGTGAGCGGTTCAATCGCTACCTCGATCGCGGGCTGGTGGTGCCGACCATTGGGCGCGATCCTTCGCTTGCCTATTTCGAGGTATGA
- a CDS encoding helicase: MTIGPQTRNQLVEATTRDAVGPFAEHPTICECLKLRPSRWYLTGFLAPQSAQPDEDPTDDENVGGGDDVDADEFSAGEQPEPKQKQRLPASLGLSVLLRKETTSVTASVQYADYERIARKDAGLPEEADGVKGSKFVWRRLPPHDVSVEVPLDAKQLGKGIPVPDSGGLYLKGTLGAARGHGLPAGTQALSLFLVNSRPAENARGLGDRQFVFQVSLELRVPEGILPRPNRRDERSSDRDERILDLQFRNHAEYAVGHGVAVELEHEGERCVAARSCWIPRAEVKRVVTFNQSKAETSMEALAQLTDGGDVRSKLGPLADEYAAWIKSQRKIAVDSDERRAAREAVMDEADRARARIAQGVELLASDPQVLEAFKLANDAMARSARQRSPERGAPKWRLFQLAFVLLNLSGLSDDKHEDRALVELIFFPTGGGKTEAYLGVIAFTLLLRRMRGQERPDGGLGVAVLLRYTLRLLTLDQLGRAATLICALEQLRATRTELLGQERFTIGLWVGRSATANTLAEVEKRIIDFKNSNATEPVPPSPLTQCPWCGTPFTKDSFELRGPRSKWTGLVLSCANWRECEFSPQKNRDGLPVLFVDEQIYQELPCFLVATVDKFAMLPWRAETGMLFGRVSARDGDQFVGCGEAKLPSGAMALPDGLRPPELIVQDELHLISGPLGTMVGLYETAVEALCTAAEPPGTATSSGDSDLPPPSMQYRERALPKIIASTATVRRAEQQIRALFNREMAQFPPPGVDDSETFFATVDKESPGRLYIGIAAGGRNMKAILLRTYVSLLAAAQKLYDPKGAPDQPADAYMTLVGYFNSLRELGGMRRLVEDEVRARAAQAALLRPEGTTGPHPWFSNRDLRKEPVELTSRESTANIARSKARLAARHAARESVDVALASNMISVGVDIDRLGLMVVAGQPKTTSEYIQASSRVGRQHPGLVVTVYNLHKPRDRSHYERFTSYHESFYRSVEATSLTPFSGPALERGLAGTLVAMARHGAPELTPPLGFMHLKDHAAVERFVIHYIASRGSAQALGLSAEEETRLRDDLTKKARNLFDAWRHIIDDAHKDATARAYSRYDRNVKGGVPLLWSVVDPPETKPRKDERAYKFAAPTSMRDVEPSAHLWLQRGRALGTEGKPER, encoded by the coding sequence ATGACAATTGGACCGCAGACTCGAAACCAGCTGGTGGAAGCAACAACGCGTGACGCAGTGGGTCCGTTCGCCGAGCACCCGACCATCTGCGAATGTCTGAAACTCCGCCCTTCCCGCTGGTACCTCACCGGCTTCCTGGCGCCGCAGAGCGCACAGCCCGACGAAGATCCGACCGACGACGAGAACGTCGGCGGCGGGGACGACGTGGACGCGGACGAGTTCTCGGCCGGAGAGCAGCCGGAGCCGAAGCAGAAGCAACGGCTGCCCGCGTCGCTGGGGCTGTCCGTACTGCTGCGCAAAGAGACGACGAGCGTCACGGCGAGTGTTCAGTACGCGGACTACGAGCGCATTGCTCGCAAGGATGCGGGGCTGCCGGAAGAAGCGGACGGAGTGAAAGGCTCGAAGTTCGTGTGGCGTCGGCTGCCGCCGCACGACGTGTCCGTGGAAGTACCGCTGGACGCGAAACAGCTTGGGAAGGGCATCCCGGTTCCGGATTCGGGTGGACTGTATCTGAAAGGAACGCTGGGCGCTGCGCGCGGCCATGGCCTGCCCGCGGGGACGCAAGCCCTGTCCCTGTTCTTGGTGAACTCACGCCCCGCCGAAAACGCGCGAGGGCTCGGAGACCGCCAGTTCGTTTTTCAGGTGTCTCTCGAGCTACGGGTTCCGGAAGGGATATTGCCCCGCCCCAACCGGCGGGACGAACGTTCCTCCGATCGCGACGAGCGGATCCTCGACCTTCAGTTCCGAAACCACGCTGAGTACGCCGTGGGGCACGGCGTGGCCGTGGAGCTGGAGCACGAGGGTGAGCGCTGCGTTGCGGCGCGGAGCTGCTGGATCCCGCGCGCGGAAGTGAAGCGCGTCGTCACCTTCAATCAGTCGAAAGCCGAGACCTCAATGGAGGCGCTTGCGCAACTGACTGATGGTGGGGATGTTCGCTCGAAGCTGGGGCCGCTCGCGGACGAGTACGCAGCGTGGATCAAGTCCCAGCGCAAGATCGCCGTGGATAGCGACGAGCGACGAGCCGCACGGGAAGCCGTAATGGACGAGGCGGACCGCGCCCGCGCCCGCATCGCGCAAGGCGTGGAACTGCTCGCGAGTGATCCGCAAGTGCTGGAAGCGTTCAAGCTGGCGAACGACGCCATGGCGCGTTCGGCGCGGCAGCGGAGCCCGGAGCGCGGAGCGCCGAAGTGGCGCTTGTTCCAGCTCGCGTTCGTGCTCTTGAACCTCTCCGGTCTCAGCGACGACAAGCACGAGGACCGCGCCCTGGTCGAGCTGATCTTCTTCCCCACGGGCGGCGGGAAGACCGAAGCGTACCTCGGCGTGATCGCGTTCACGCTCTTGCTGCGGCGCATGCGCGGCCAGGAGCGACCCGATGGCGGCTTGGGCGTGGCCGTGTTGCTGCGGTACACGCTGCGGCTGCTCACGCTGGACCAGCTCGGCCGCGCTGCCACGCTGATTTGCGCGCTGGAGCAGCTCCGCGCAACGCGCACGGAGCTGCTGGGACAAGAGAGATTCACCATCGGCTTGTGGGTGGGGCGGTCGGCCACGGCGAACACGCTGGCCGAGGTGGAAAAGCGCATCATCGACTTCAAGAACAGCAACGCCACCGAGCCCGTTCCGCCGTCGCCGCTAACACAATGCCCGTGGTGCGGGACGCCGTTCACGAAGGACAGCTTCGAGCTTCGTGGTCCTCGCTCGAAGTGGACCGGACTGGTGCTCTCCTGCGCAAACTGGCGCGAGTGCGAGTTCTCTCCGCAAAAGAACCGCGACGGGCTGCCGGTGCTGTTTGTGGACGAGCAGATCTATCAGGAGCTGCCGTGCTTCCTGGTCGCCACCGTGGACAAGTTCGCGATGCTGCCCTGGCGCGCGGAGACCGGCATGCTGTTCGGGCGCGTTTCCGCGCGGGACGGCGATCAGTTCGTCGGGTGCGGCGAGGCGAAGCTGCCGTCCGGAGCGATGGCGCTGCCGGACGGCCTGCGTCCGCCGGAGCTGATCGTGCAAGACGAGCTGCATCTGATCTCCGGACCGCTCGGAACCATGGTCGGTCTGTACGAGACAGCCGTGGAAGCGCTATGCACCGCGGCGGAGCCGCCCGGAACGGCGACTTCGAGCGGCGACTCGGACCTGCCACCGCCGTCCATGCAATATCGCGAGCGCGCGCTGCCGAAGATCATCGCTTCTACGGCGACGGTTCGGCGGGCAGAGCAGCAGATCCGAGCCCTGTTCAATCGCGAGATGGCGCAGTTTCCGCCGCCCGGCGTGGACGACTCGGAGACGTTCTTCGCCACGGTGGACAAGGAGAGCCCGGGGCGCCTCTACATCGGCATCGCGGCGGGCGGTCGCAACATGAAGGCGATCCTGCTGCGCACCTACGTGTCCCTCTTGGCAGCCGCGCAAAAGCTCTACGATCCGAAAGGCGCGCCGGACCAACCAGCAGATGCCTACATGACTCTGGTTGGGTACTTCAACAGCTTGCGCGAGTTGGGCGGCATGCGGCGGTTGGTGGAGGACGAGGTGCGGGCGCGGGCGGCGCAGGCGGCGCTGTTGCGGCCCGAAGGCACGACGGGGCCGCATCCGTGGTTTTCGAATCGCGATCTGCGGAAGGAACCCGTGGAGCTGACCAGCCGCGAGAGCACCGCGAACATCGCTCGCTCCAAGGCCCGGCTCGCGGCGCGGCACGCTGCACGGGAAAGCGTGGACGTGGCGCTGGCCAGCAACATGATCTCGGTGGGCGTGGACATCGACCGGCTGGGGTTGATGGTGGTGGCCGGGCAACCCAAGACGACGAGTGAGTACATCCAGGCTTCCAGCCGCGTGGGCCGACAGCATCCCGGCCTGGTGGTCACGGTGTACAACCTGCACAAGCCGCGGGACCGCTCGCATTACGAGCGCTTCACGAGCTACCACGAGAGCTTCTATCGCTCGGTGGAGGCCACTTCGCTGACGCCGTTCTCGGGGCCGGCGCTGGAGCGCGGGCTGGCCGGGACGCTGGTGGCGATGGCGCGCCACGGCGCTCCGGAGCTGACGCCACCGCTCGGCTTCATGCACCTGAAAGACCACGCCGCGGTGGAGCGGTTCGTCATCCACTACATCGCATCGCGAGGCAGCGCCCAGGCCCTGGGGCTGAGTGCCGAGGAAGAGACCCGGCTGCGGGACGATCTGACCAAGAAGGCGCGCAACCTGTTCGATGCCTGGCGGCACATCATCGACGACGCGCACAAGGATGCGACCGCGCGGGCGTACTCGCGCTACGACCGGAACGTGAAGGGCGGAGTGCCGCTGTTGTGGAGCGTGGTGGATCCACCCGAAACCAAGCCGCGCAAGGACGAGCGGGCGTACAAGTTCGCGGCGCCGACCAGCATGCGTGACGTGGAGCCGAGCGCTCACCTGTGGCTGCAGCGCGGGCGGGCGCTGGGGACGGAAGGGAAGCCCGAGCGATGA
- a CDS encoding phosphoadenosine phosphosulfate reductase codes for MLKLVYSAMKRSPRHERQVVVVYCDTGVEIPPIAQHVRRTLAKLRAEASGDSLNLRVRVARPPRHDSFFVKIIGRGYPPPTNKFRWCTDRLRINPVTRVLRSCDNGAGTVVLGTRRGESVERDKVLARHQLRSRYFYSQGRAARRVIFAPVADFTTHDIWSCVLGLDRPRAVDAETLAGLYRDADGECPMVRDEHGPPCGAGRFGCWTCTVIRRDRSVGSLIREGYESLRPLRDFRDWLSQFREDPRNRCRYRRNGQKGMGPFTLAARKKILARLRQVERSVPWRLLPAGDVKLIHELWAQDRACPEYRE; via the coding sequence GTGCTGAAGCTGGTGTACTCGGCGATGAAGCGCAGCCCGAGACATGAGCGGCAGGTTGTCGTCGTGTACTGCGATACCGGAGTAGAAATCCCGCCCATTGCTCAACATGTGCGTCGCACGCTCGCGAAGCTGCGGGCCGAAGCGAGCGGTGACTCATTGAACCTCCGCGTGCGGGTTGCCCGGCCACCGCGACACGATTCTTTTTTCGTGAAGATCATTGGTCGCGGGTATCCGCCACCGACCAACAAGTTCAGGTGGTGCACGGACAGATTGCGTATCAACCCCGTGACGCGCGTGCTCCGTAGCTGCGATAACGGTGCAGGTACTGTCGTCTTGGGAACGCGTCGGGGAGAGAGTGTCGAGCGCGACAAGGTGCTTGCGCGACACCAGCTCAGGAGCCGATACTTCTATTCACAGGGGCGAGCGGCGCGACGAGTCATTTTCGCACCAGTCGCAGACTTTACGACCCACGACATTTGGTCTTGCGTGCTGGGACTGGATCGACCACGCGCCGTGGACGCGGAGACTCTGGCAGGGTTGTATCGAGACGCGGACGGCGAGTGTCCGATGGTTCGGGACGAACATGGGCCACCATGCGGAGCAGGCCGCTTTGGCTGCTGGACCTGCACGGTCATTCGCAGGGACCGATCGGTGGGAAGTCTAATACGAGAAGGATACGAATCGCTAAGGCCTCTCCGCGACTTCCGAGACTGGTTGAGTCAATTCCGTGAGGATCCGCGGAACCGGTGTCGGTATCGACGAAACGGCCAGAAGGGGATGGGGCCCTTCACTTTGGCAGCGCGGAAGAAAATACTCGCCAGACTCAGACAAGTTGAGCGGAGTGTTCCGTGGCGTCTGCTGCCGGCCGGAGACGTAAAGCTGATCCATGAGTTGTGGGCTCAGGACCGAGCATGCCCAGAGTATCGCGAATAG